One Procambarus clarkii isolate CNS0578487 chromosome 15, FALCON_Pclarkii_2.0, whole genome shotgun sequence DNA segment encodes these proteins:
- the LOC138364843 gene encoding uncharacterized protein has translation MRYSTPKMRYRTPKMRYSTPKMRYRTPKMRYRTPKMRCRTHKMRCRTHKIRYRTAKIRYRTPKIRYRTAKIRYRTAKIRYRTPKMRYSTPKIRYRTPKIRYRTPKIRYRTVKIRYRTVKIRYRTVKIRYRTPKIR, from the coding sequence ATGCGCTACAGTACGCCCAAAATGCGCTACAGAACGCCCAAAATGCGCTACAGTACGCCCAAAATGCGCTACAGAACGCCCAAAATGCGCTACAGAACGCCCAAAATGCGCTGCAGAACGCACAAAATGCGCTGCAGAACGCACAAAATCCGCTACAGAACGGCCAAAATCCGCTACAGAACGCCCAAAATCCGCTACAGAACGGCCAAAATCCGCTACAGAACGGCCAAAATCCGCTACAGAACGCCCAAAATGCGCTACAGTACGCCCAAAATCCGCTACAGAACGCCCAAAATCCGCTACAGAACGCCCAAAATCCGCTACAGAACGGTCAAAATCCGCTACAGAACGGTCAAAATCCGCTACAGAACGGTCAAAATCCGCTACAGAACTCCCAAAATACGTTAG